A window from Lachnoanaerobaculum umeaense encodes these proteins:
- a CDS encoding sensor histidine kinase → MIKKFSHSLRMKITLIILILISILLLSIGILNNFGLPWFYQNEKVSEIKEAYIKIDDEVMKIGSSGQHIIDESSDKSVINERLKNIIMDYSNKYNITIALVDSFTNKAIYSSAREGDGLISRIQDGFIGNKYQNILYKNDNYAIILHQTMQKSSFIEGFGYCSDNQTIVIMSTPVASLKESVNISNRFLIYMAIIGFIITVIMTFVIAKMITQPILQLAEISNKMGKLDFTAKYNGNRSDEIQTLGQNMNFMSDRLKNAIEELQEANELLKEDIKRKEAIDEMRKDFIANVSHELKTPIALIQGYAEGLNEGLCEDEESRKYYAEVIMDESEKMNKMVKQLLTLSSLESGNSILHKENFNVTSLITSVLGSISILIGEKNVNIIFDSTKDIYMFADEFKIEEVITNYISNAIYHVKDFGEIKINVFYDSDSIIFSVFNTGKSIPEKDISNVWEKFFKVDKAHSRAYGGSGIGLSIVKAIVEAHNGSVAVKNISDGVEFSFKIPKA, encoded by the coding sequence ATGATAAAGAAATTCAGTCATTCTCTGCGGATGAAGATAACATTAATAATATTGATTCTTATTTCGATACTATTACTTTCCATAGGTATTTTAAATAATTTTGGACTACCATGGTTTTATCAAAATGAAAAGGTAAGTGAGATAAAGGAGGCATACATTAAAATAGATGATGAGGTGATGAAAATTGGATCCTCAGGCCAGCATATCATTGATGAAAGTAGTGATAAATCTGTTATTAATGAAAGACTTAAAAATATTATTATGGATTATTCAAATAAATATAACATAACCATTGCTTTGGTAGATTCTTTTACAAATAAGGCCATATATTCCTCAGCAAGAGAAGGTGACGGTCTGATAAGCAGAATTCAAGACGGTTTCATAGGTAATAAATATCAAAATATATTATATAAAAATGATAATTATGCCATTATACTTCATCAGACTATGCAAAAGAGTTCCTTTATAGAAGGATTTGGATATTGTAGCGACAATCAGACCATAGTTATTATGTCCACTCCGGTAGCCAGTTTGAAAGAAAGTGTAAATATATCAAACAGATTTCTTATATATATGGCAATTATCGGTTTTATTATCACTGTAATCATGACCTTTGTCATTGCAAAGATGATTACACAGCCTATTTTACAGCTGGCTGAAATATCAAATAAAATGGGAAAGCTTGATTTTACTGCAAAGTATAACGGAAACAGAAGTGATGAAATACAGACACTTGGTCAAAATATGAACTTTATGTCAGACAGGCTCAAAAATGCAATAGAGGAGCTTCAAGAAGCAAATGAGCTTCTAAAAGAAGATATTAAAAGAAAAGAAGCTATAGATGAGATGAGAAAGGATTTTATTGCCAATGTCTCACATGAGCTAAAAACCCCTATTGCACTTATTCAAGGATATGCAGAAGGACTAAATGAAGGATTATGTGAGGATGAGGAGAGCAGAAAGTACTATGCCGAGGTAATAATGGATGAAAGTGAAAAGATGAATAAGATGGTAAAACAGCTTCTTACACTTTCTTCACTTGAGTCAGGAAACAGTATCTTACATAAGGAAAACTTCAATGTCACATCACTTATTACTAGCGTTTTAGGATCAATATCAATACTTATAGGTGAGAAAAATGTAAATATTATATTTGACTCCACTAAGGATATATACATGTTTGCCGATGAATTCAAGATAGAAGAAGTAATCACAAATTATATCAGCAATGCAATATACCATGTAAAGGACTTTGGAGAAATTAAAATTAATGTATTCTATGATAGTGATAGTATAATTTTTAGTGTCTTTAACACAGGAAAGTCTATCCCTGAAAAGGATATAAGCAATGTTTGGGAAAAGTTCTTTAAGGTAGATAAGGCACATTCCAGAGCGTATGGAGGCAGCGGTATTGGACTTTCCATAGTCAAGGCAATAGTTGAAGCACATAATGGTAGTGTTGCTGTAAAAAATATATCAGATGGTGTAGAGTTTAGCTTTAAGATACCAAAGGCATGA